The genomic region AATGCAACTTGTCAAGGTGAAGTATTGTGATAAATGTCGGCGATGAGGGGAAGACTGAGAAATGATATGGTGTTGATGTGCATCACACTTAACTGTGTTGCCTAATCTGGAGTGAAGGTACCTGTGATTTGAAAGTAGACTTTCAAGTTGTAGCATTTGGCTCCTTTTTAGAATCAATTGTTTCTCGTGGCATGCGTTGGTTTCTTCATCGGGTGtgtaaattaatattataaaagtGTAATTGGGTATAATGACTAGCGGTTCCATTCTCCGTCCTCCATTTCATCTAGATTGATTTGCAATGTTCATCTCGTCGATATATAGTTCATTGTGAAGCATATTTTAACTAGTATGGTTGCGAAGTCGCCATATGcctaatttttaataataattcttTAACTTTGCTGGTGTTTTTCAGCAACTTACTCGGAAGGACAACAATGAAGTTGAGTACAGTGATTGGACCTGCAGTCCCGGAAATACTAATATTATTCAGAGTCCCCTTCAGACTCCTCCAATGTCTACAAAAGGGGGAAGGGTAAACAATAGGTCAAAGGCTTCCAAGGGAGGTAGATCTGGACCTCAGACTCCTGTGTCAAATGTTGGTGAGTCTTCTTGTCTCTTCAGTTTTTGCTTGATCTCTACCATTTTTGGCCTAACTTGAATGAATCACTAAGATGAGCTTCAGATGCAGCTGTTCACGTGAAAGAGGTTGCATAGCATCGTTGATAATAACAAAGTCTTCCTTCTCCCTGGATAAATACAAATAGAATTCTCAACTCTCTTGTTCCATACATACTAAGAATCTTATTGGATAGCTTCTGTCAACATGCAGGTTCCCCTTCTACTCCAGCCGGAAGCTGTCGTTATGACAGTTCCTTAGGTAATCTGAGCATGAGTTTTCTTCTCTTTGACATTTGTGATTTTTAGACTTCACAAGGCTGCCATATGGTGTCACTTGGAGATAACTGTGCTCAAATTTTCCAGGTCTGTTGACAAAAAAGTTCATCAATTTGATTAAGCGTGCAGAGGATGGAATTCTTGATCTCAACAAAGCAGCAGAAACTTTGGAGGTAATCATTTTCTGTTAGAgtgtatatacatacacactAACACAAATTATCTGTATTTGGTGGTGTACTGATTGATGGTTTTACAAATGACACAGGTTCAGAAGAGGCGGATATATGACATTACAAATGTTTTGGAAGGAATAGGTCTCATTGAAAAGAAGCTGAAGAACAGGATACGTTGGAAGTAATCTTTGATAGTTTATTCTTAACTTTCCCTTAATTTTCAAGTTctaataagatttggaacacatGGAAACTTACTCAAGGATGCGTTAAATGATTGATTAGGGGATTTGATGCTTCAATGCCAGGAGAGTTGGATGGTGATCTCTCTATATTACAGGTATTTCAATGTTGCCAGTTCTTGTAATGCAAGGGTCAggaacttatttatttattaattttattgtcCTTTGAATTGTCATGAGTATGGATTGTCTGTAGTACATAAAATTGCTGAACTCATGTTCACATAATGTTTCTTTATTTAGAGATTAACAATTTCATCTGTCTAGATTGCTATGAAAAGCATGGTGTTAAAAAATACTTTGACAATTTAGTAGCTTCGTGAAGGAAGATAAAAGCCTAAGTTGTGGTATATCCTGCAGGCAGAAGTTGAAAATCTATCCTTACAAGAGCGCAGATTAGATGACCGAATAAGGTATAtgcaattaattttctttttggacTTCAACGTCACTGTTTTGAAACTATTGAAAAGTGCTGACGCCTTCACCCTTGTGCAGAGAGATGCAAGAAAAGTTGAGGGATTTGAGCGAAGATGAAAACAACCAAAAGTAATGTCTAGTCCATTAACTTTTTCAGATAATTTTTGTCTTTCTTCTTTATGTTtatattgttaatcacttgctTTTATGTATACAAATATGTTCTTATCTTCAACTCTTACTCTAGGTGGCTTTTTGTGACTGAAGATGACATTAAAGGCCTACCTTGCTTCCACGTGTGTTCCATGCATCACTTCTAACACTGATTTCTACGATGGTTTAGTGTTTTCCATTATGTTAATTGCGCCTTTTCTTTTCCAGAACGAAACCCTGATAGCAATCAAAGCTCCCCATGGAACCACCTTGGAAGTCCCAGATCCTGATGAAGTAAGTCAAACATAAATTTCTCTTCGAAGATACATGTTTTATATGCATTCTCTCTTTAATTAATATTGAATTCTTCTTCAATATGCACCAGGCTGTTGACTATCCACGGAGGAGATACAGGATAATACTTAGAAGCACAATGGGACCCATTGATGTCTACCTTGTCAGGTattgtttcctttttcttcttttgtgaaCGAAATATCTTTATACATTTGAGTAGGGTACTCTCCCtttttgttttgcatgtttagTGGATTATTGATGATAAGAATATCTGTGttgatttgtatttatttacttgtttattgttttgtgtgtaTTATTTGGTGTTTAGTCAATTTGAGGAAAAGTTTGAGGATGTGCATGGAGCTGAGCCACCTGTGAGCTTCCCAATGGCTTCTGGTTCTGGGTCCAGTGAACACCCAATAACAGAAGTGGTAACTGTTGAAAGCAGTGGGAAGGAAATTGAGCCTTGGCCGCAACAGGCTCATCACCTGTGCTCTGATTTAAACGCTTCTCAGGAGTTTGCCGGGGGAATGATGAAGATTGTTCCTTCTGATGTTGATGTAAGTATAGTTGTTCTGACTGATTTGTTTTCTTAGCTGCCAAggtaaaagagaaaaacatCATTTCCAACACTGAAAGTCAACTTTTGAAAACGATAAGCGTTTTAGTGTAGCTTGCATATAAGTCTCAGATTTGAATGGACTACTTGTCACCTAATTGATGTGAAGGTGCAACATAAGATGTGCATTTTTATTTGTGTGTATGATATCGGAAAGCTGTGCAAAATATAGTAAGACTTGTTACATGGATACTGTTGTCCGACCTTTCAGTTACCTATGGATTTGAGCTATATGCTTGCAACCTCTGCCAGAAAAATAGAGCACACGGAGTTCCATATGCTCTCGTAAAAGATTTTTCAGAACCATGTATACTCTCAACAACATACACATTGACTTACTATTTAGTTTCTTGCTAATACTATAtatcttttttgttgttgttacagAATGATGCAGACTACTGGCTTTTGTCTGATGCCGAAGTTAGCATTACAGATATGTGGAGGACGGATTGTATCCTTTTTCAAAATTGTTccccatttttcttttcactcTCTTCCCACTCTTtcagttttcttttcaattaaattaTTGTTTCACTGTGTGAATGATCAGTTCCTTCACTATGACAACTATAGCTGGTGTTGGATGGAATGGGACAGACATTCTTCATGCTGACTTTGGAGTGACTGATGTTAGTACACCAAGGCTGCAAACTCCGCCATCTAGGGTTGTTGAAGTCCCATCTCATGCAGTTAACTTCGCTCAAAGGTGAATCTTCGTTTGTGTAACGGGGTATCTGTAGAAATTTCGTGTATCCACCATCAGTGGCCTTCCATCTGTGTCAAGTATTGCTAGGAGATGCAACATAGGCGAAGCATTTGGAAGAAGCTGACGGATGACTAGCTGGGAACTATTGTTATACTGTACAGTTCAGTATGTCCTTGACCCCTGTTGTAGAAATAAAGAGTTCATCGTAAAACTGTAGAAGCTGCAGATATTCAGCAAGGAGCGAAACATTGAGGGATGGCACGTCCAATAATGGTAGTCGACTCTACATACGGGAGAATGGTAATGCTGAATCTGGTTGTATGATGCATGCTCGTTCATTAATGTATGCGCACACCATGAGGGGGTTCTGTTTGGAATCCTTGTCTGTAAATGCTGTGATTTTAAGCATGTTGCAGGACCGGCGTGCCGGATATTGTTAAGGCAGCAAAGGTTTTCTAGTCCTCAGTTCTATCTGATTTTAACGTTAAGACTGCTAAAACATAAACAATTGCCAACATCTTTTATTAACTCTCTTTTTGGTCGAAGGTGGATTTCAAAAGAAACATTTTTGTGAAAATCTCGTCGAAAACTTCTATATGCCCATTTTGGTATTCCATTATTTAGAAATTCTATGCATACGACATTTATCAATAGCATGTCGAAATGAGTCACTTCTGTAAGAATTGTTCCATAGGTTTATAAGCGTCACTTCCATCATAGAATTGAGTTTAGTTGTTGACTACAGTTGTGTGTTCTCAGCTTCTTAtatttgaagtttcaagttcgAATTATCTTTtgttaatataaattattttcaaatgcactcACTTTTCTCGTAATTAGGGTAATGTTAGTAACCGTGGGTAATGTtagtaaatttaaaattttaaactcaaTTTTATAAACAGCAGTTATtgtaggggtgggcacttgaACCCGAAAACCGAAATCAAAACACTAACCAAATCGTACCGCACCGAATGGTTTGGTTTTGCGGTTTCAAAACGGTTTCGGtttgaaaccgaaccgaatgAAGGAAAAACGGTTTGGTTGCGGTTCCGACCATCtaaaaccgaaccaaaaccaaaaccgcaTAGCTTTATTAAATGTTAAATTCTAATTGGTTATTTCATTGAGTCCATACATTTAATATGGACTCAACCACATCATAAGAAGGCCACataatctctttcttttcttt from Pyrus communis chromosome 9, drPyrComm1.1, whole genome shotgun sequence harbors:
- the LOC137745313 gene encoding transcription factor E2FA-like; protein product: MSGCARAPNRQPAPATAATGGGAQILPPLRRHLAFESTKPQPFPPDNYHRFAGGARRAGDQEPEAIYVRSPQLTRKDNNEVEYSDWTCSPGNTNIIQSPLQTPPMSTKGGRVNNRSKASKGGRSGPQTPVSNVGSPSTPAGSCRYDSSLGLLTKKFINLIKRAEDGILDLNKAAETLEVQKRRIYDITNVLEGIGLIEKKLKNRIRWKGFDASMPGELDGDLSILQAEVENLSLQERRLDDRIREMQEKLRDLSEDENNQKWLFVTEDDIKGLPCFHNETLIAIKAPHGTTLEVPDPDEAVDYPRRRYRIILRSTMGPIDVYLVSQFEEKFEDVHGAEPPVSFPMASGSGSSEHPITEVVTVESSGKEIEPWPQQAHHLCSDLNASQEFAGGMMKIVPSDVDNDADYWLLSDAEVSITDMWRTDSGVGWNGTDILHADFGVTDVSTPRLQTPPSRVVEVPSHAVNFAQR